The proteins below are encoded in one region of Juglans microcarpa x Juglans regia isolate MS1-56 chromosome 4D, Jm3101_v1.0, whole genome shotgun sequence:
- the LOC121261003 gene encoding transcription factor MYB36-like gives MGRAPCCDKANVKKGPWSPEEDATLKAYIEQNGTGGNWIALPQKIGLKRCGKSCRLRWLNYLRPNIKHGGFSEEEDNVICSLYISIGSRWSIIAAQLPGRTDNDIKNYWNTRLKKKLLGRRKESNMNRFSSIGAKDANDLEDNSYSIALSSSALERLQLHMQLQSLQKPLYHNNTALWPKFHTLQEKMIQSLQSLNESPTHLWQHAFPSPLQPGQGQKVDFYEPPTAAIIQEDFARISNTRPVSHELESSLHAIPSSHNSMAFVTGNNIPTDSSTLVPKADGIEHESIAGIEVSAFQAELDDFLSNRTGGFVSHDQDHQMVELDCFKEMNSSKDSMIWWSNVDFDTNSATSNSWDSSTSVLQSEKMFQDYELGYNL, from the exons ATGGGTCGAGCTCCATGCTGTGACAAGGCAAACGTGAAGAAGGGGCCATGGTCTCCTGAAGAGGATGCCACGCTCAAAGCCTATATTGAACAGAATGGGACTGGGGGAAACTGGATTGCTCTTCCTCAGAAGATTG GGCTAAAGAGATGTGGAAAGAGTTGCAGACTTAGATGGCTAAATTATTTGAGGCCCAACATCAAGCACGGTGGGTTCTCCGAAGAAGAAGACAACGTCATCTGCAGCCTCTATATAAGTATTGGGagcag GTGGTCCATTATTGCAGCTCAACTGCCTGGAAGGACAGATAATGACATCAAGAACTACTGGAACACTAGACTGAAGAAGAAGTTGCTCGGAAGGCGCAAAGAGTCCAACATGAATCGGTTTTCATCCATTGGTGCAAAAGATGCCAATGACCTAGAAGATAACTCCTATTCAATAGCCTTAAGCAGCTCGGCCCTTGAAAGACTACAACTTCATATGCAACTTCAAAGCCTTCAAAAACCTCTGTACCACAACAACACTGCGTTGTGGCCAAAGTTCCATACCCTGCAAGAAAAGATGATCCAAAGCCTGCAATCTTTGAATGAAAGTCCTACCCATCTGTGGCAACATGCCTTTCCTAGTCCTCTGCAGCCTGGGCAAGGACAAAAAGTTGACTTCTATGAACCACCCACTGCAGCTATAATTCAAGAGGATTTTGCAAGAATCAGCAATACAAGGCCGGTAAGTCATGAGCTGGAGAGTTCTTTACATGCTATCCCATCCTCACATAACTCGATGGCCTTCGTCACTGGAAATAATATTCCAACGGATTCCAGTACTCTTGTTCCTAAAGCAGATGGTATAGAACATGAGTCTATTGCTGGAATTGAAGTTTCAGCCTTCCAAGCTGAACTCGATGACTTTCTTAGCAACAGAACTGGGGGTTTCGTATCACATGATCAAGATCATCAGATGGTTGAACTTGATTGTTTCAAAGAAATGAATAGTTCAAAGGACAGCATGATTTGGTGGTCTAACGTCGACTTCGACACAAACTCAGCAACCTCAAACTCTTGGGACTCCAGTACTTCTGTTCTTCAGTCTGAGAAGATGTTTCAAGATTACGAACTAGGTTACAATCTCTAG